One window of Microbacterium sp. Root61 genomic DNA carries:
- the rsmA gene encoding 16S rRNA (adenine(1518)-N(6)/adenine(1519)-N(6))-dimethyltransferase RsmA: MPVTLLGAAEIRSLASELDVTPTKKLGQNFVVDANTVRKIVHVAGVQAGESVVEVGPGLGSLTLAILETGASVTAVEIDHRLAARLPETAAAHGVAPGALTVVDADALRITELPGDPTVLVANLPYNVSVPVLLHFLEHFPHLQRGVVMVQAEVGERLAAPPGSKIYGAPSVKAAWYGQWRLAGMVSRQVFWPVPNVDSVLVGFVRDAATRGTEEERRRTFQIVDAAFQQRRKMLRQALSAVLGGSSAEASALMEKAGVDPTARGEQLSIDDFVRIARAR; encoded by the coding sequence ATGCCCGTGACACTGCTCGGTGCGGCCGAGATCCGCTCCCTCGCCTCCGAGTTGGATGTGACCCCGACCAAGAAGCTCGGACAGAACTTCGTCGTCGACGCCAACACCGTGCGCAAGATCGTGCACGTCGCGGGTGTGCAGGCGGGTGAGAGCGTGGTCGAGGTCGGCCCGGGGCTGGGGTCCTTGACCCTCGCGATCCTGGAGACCGGCGCGTCCGTCACCGCCGTCGAGATCGATCACCGGCTCGCGGCCCGTCTGCCCGAGACCGCCGCCGCGCACGGCGTCGCGCCGGGGGCACTGACCGTCGTGGACGCCGACGCGCTGCGCATCACCGAGCTGCCCGGCGACCCCACGGTGCTCGTCGCGAACCTGCCCTACAACGTGTCGGTGCCGGTGCTGCTGCACTTCCTCGAGCACTTCCCGCACCTGCAGCGCGGCGTCGTGATGGTCCAGGCCGAGGTGGGGGAGCGGCTCGCCGCACCCCCAGGGTCCAAGATCTACGGCGCTCCCAGCGTGAAGGCGGCATGGTACGGGCAGTGGCGGCTGGCGGGCATGGTCTCCCGCCAGGTGTTCTGGCCCGTCCCGAACGTCGACTCGGTCCTCGTGGGGTTCGTGCGGGATGCCGCGACGCGCGGCACCGAGGAGGAGCGTCGTCGCACCTTCCAGATCGTGGATGCCGCCTTCCAGCAGCGGCGCAAGATGCTGAGGCAGGCGCTGTCCGCAGTGCTCGGAGGATCCTCGGCCGAGGCATCCGCTCTGATGGAGAAGGCCGGCGTGGATCCGACCGCGCGCGGCGAGCAGCTCTCGATCGACGACTTCGTCCGCATCGCACGAGCCCGCTGA
- a CDS encoding sugar porter family MFS transporter — protein sequence MTDAGTIPTNSFTLRGPYGRRAVALSVAAAVGGFLFGFDSSVINGAVDSIQHNFELNAVVTGFVVAVALLGCAVGAIIAGNLSDRWGRLRVMFLGAVMFFVSSIGSALTFSVGDLILWRVIGGLGIGIASVVAPAYIAEIAPRQIRGGLASLQQLAITLGIFTALLSDALLAWGAGGASEPLWFGLEAWRWMFLVGVIPAAVYGILSFTVPESPRYLIAKGRTKEAKEIFARLVPPADLDQTMRELTNAIESDRKNSGVSLRGPVLGLQSIVWVGIILSVFQQFVGINVIFYYSTTLWQSVGFPESASLGISVVTSITNVLVTLVAIFLVDRVGRKPILLTGSVMMAVSLSLMAVSFMFSTTDASGAVTLDAPWGPIALVAANVFVIGFGASWGPLVWVLLGEIFPSRIRGKALGLAAGAQWIANFLITVSFPAMSSWSLPLTYGMYAMFAALSFFYVWWKIPETKGMELEKTETLFTHPPKVKS from the coding sequence ATGACGGATGCCGGCACGATTCCCACGAACTCCTTCACCCTCCGCGGTCCCTACGGGCGCCGTGCCGTCGCACTCTCCGTGGCGGCGGCGGTCGGTGGATTCCTCTTCGGCTTCGACTCATCTGTCATCAATGGAGCGGTCGACTCGATCCAGCACAACTTCGAGCTGAACGCCGTCGTGACCGGCTTCGTGGTCGCAGTCGCGCTGCTCGGCTGTGCCGTCGGCGCCATCATCGCGGGCAACCTGTCGGACCGGTGGGGGCGCCTGCGCGTCATGTTCCTCGGCGCCGTGATGTTCTTCGTGAGCTCGATCGGCTCGGCACTGACCTTCAGCGTCGGCGACCTGATCCTGTGGCGCGTCATCGGCGGTCTCGGCATCGGCATCGCCTCGGTGGTCGCCCCGGCGTACATCGCCGAGATCGCGCCCCGGCAGATCCGCGGTGGCCTCGCGTCCCTCCAGCAGCTCGCCATCACCCTCGGTATCTTCACCGCGCTGCTGAGCGACGCCCTGCTCGCCTGGGGCGCCGGCGGCGCGTCCGAGCCGCTGTGGTTCGGTCTGGAGGCGTGGCGGTGGATGTTCCTCGTGGGCGTCATCCCGGCCGCGGTCTACGGCATCCTGTCCTTCACGGTCCCGGAGTCCCCGCGCTACCTGATCGCGAAGGGCAGGACCAAGGAGGCGAAGGAGATCTTCGCGCGGCTCGTGCCGCCCGCCGACCTCGACCAGACGATGCGCGAGCTGACCAACGCGATCGAGTCCGACCGTAAGAACTCCGGGGTGTCGCTGCGCGGACCGGTCCTGGGTCTGCAGTCGATCGTCTGGGTCGGCATCATCCTGTCCGTGTTCCAGCAGTTCGTCGGCATCAACGTGATCTTCTATTACTCGACCACGCTGTGGCAGTCGGTCGGCTTCCCGGAGAGCGCGTCGCTGGGCATCAGCGTGGTGACGAGCATCACGAACGTGCTGGTGACGCTGGTCGCGATCTTCCTCGTCGACCGTGTAGGTCGAAAGCCGATCCTGCTGACCGGTTCGGTGATGATGGCGGTGTCGCTGTCGCTGATGGCCGTGTCGTTCATGTTCTCGACGACGGATGCCTCGGGCGCGGTCACGCTGGATGCACCGTGGGGACCGATCGCCCTGGTCGCCGCCAACGTGTTCGTGATCGGGTTCGGCGCCTCGTGGGGCCCGCTGGTGTGGGTGCTGCTCGGCGAGATCTTCCCCAGCCGCATCCGCGGCAAGGCCCTCGGCCTCGCCGCCGGCGCGCAGTGGATCGCCAACTTCCTCATCACGGTGAGCTTCCCGGCGATGTCGAGCTGGTCGCTGCCCCTCACCTACGGCATGTACGCCATGTTCGCCGCGCTCTCGTTCTTCTACGTGTGGTGGAAGATCCCGGAGACCAAGGGCATGGAGCTGGAGAAGACCGAGACCCTCTTCACCCACCCGCCCAAGGTGAAGTCGTAG
- a CDS encoding MFS transporter codes for MPSLGELIAPRRLGADFRWLLASSWTSNLGDGIALSAAPLLIASLTSSPLLVAAGAMMQFLPWLLFGLLAGSIADHHDRRRLVMLANGSRAVIVLGLVVFLATGNVTVWIVLATAFLYGTAEVFADTAGSTLLPMVVRPSDLGIGNARLQAGYLVGNQLAGPPLGAFLFAIGSFWPFLVQILCVALAVILISRIARTPIPEQAAVVPGVKAQPIREGLRWLRGNAPVRTLVIIILVFNVTWAAPWSILVLYATEHLNLGVIGYGALTTAAALGGLISTGCFGWLERHVSFATLMRVCLSLEVLMHLIFALNTSDIVAFVVMFGFGAYAFIWGTISTTVRQRLVPMPLQGRIASVNMVGVFGGLVIGQLIGGLLAEAWGLTAPWWFAFAGSAITLLLVWRSISNIAAAKPVVEDGVAENAG; via the coding sequence ATGCCATCGCTCGGGGAACTCATCGCGCCCCGCCGCCTCGGCGCGGACTTCCGCTGGCTGCTCGCATCCTCGTGGACCAGCAACCTCGGCGACGGCATCGCACTGTCCGCCGCCCCGCTGCTCATCGCGTCGCTGACCTCGTCGCCGCTCCTGGTCGCCGCCGGCGCCATGATGCAGTTCCTCCCGTGGCTGCTGTTCGGACTGCTGGCCGGCTCGATCGCCGACCACCACGATCGCCGCCGCCTGGTCATGCTGGCCAACGGATCGCGCGCGGTGATCGTGCTCGGGCTCGTGGTCTTCCTGGCGACCGGCAACGTCACGGTGTGGATCGTGCTGGCCACGGCTTTCCTCTACGGCACTGCGGAAGTCTTCGCCGATACGGCGGGGAGCACGCTGCTGCCGATGGTCGTGCGTCCCTCCGATCTGGGCATCGGGAACGCGCGGCTGCAGGCCGGTTACCTCGTCGGCAACCAGCTCGCCGGCCCGCCATTGGGTGCGTTCCTGTTCGCCATCGGGTCGTTCTGGCCGTTCCTGGTGCAGATACTCTGCGTCGCCCTCGCCGTGATCCTCATCTCCCGGATCGCACGGACTCCGATCCCCGAGCAGGCTGCCGTCGTCCCGGGGGTGAAGGCCCAACCGATCCGCGAAGGCCTCCGCTGGCTGAGGGGCAACGCACCGGTGCGCACGCTCGTCATCATCATCCTCGTCTTCAATGTGACGTGGGCCGCTCCCTGGAGCATCCTCGTGCTCTACGCCACCGAGCACCTCAACCTCGGCGTCATCGGCTACGGCGCCCTCACGACAGCGGCCGCGCTCGGCGGGCTCATCTCGACCGGCTGCTTCGGCTGGCTCGAGCGTCACGTGTCGTTCGCGACGCTGATGCGCGTGTGCCTCTCGCTCGAAGTGCTGATGCACCTCATCTTCGCCCTCAACACGTCCGACATCGTCGCCTTCGTGGTCATGTTCGGATTCGGCGCGTACGCCTTCATCTGGGGCACGATCTCGACCACTGTGCGGCAGCGCCTGGTGCCGATGCCCCTGCAGGGACGCATCGCCTCGGTGAACATGGTCGGCGTCTTCGGCGGTCTCGTGATCGGTCAGCTCATCGGCGGGCTGCTCGCCGAGGCGTGGGGCCTCACCGCGCCGTGGTGGTTCGCCTTCGCCGGCTCGGCCATCACGCTGCTGCTGGTGTGGCGCTCGATCTCGAACATCGCGGCCGCGAAGCCGGTCGTGGAAGACGGTGTGGCGGAGAACGCGGGGTAG
- a CDS encoding 2'-5' RNA ligase family protein translates to MTDNRLREKYTVAALFHTIAEGVEFDRGHWPAHVTLVSNFVTDADLADLVAAVRGADALTGPLAVEFAGSALFGPDRDVPVQLVRPTRLALTHERLADRIESLSGFAADVPAYWRNGYRPHVTLFPGLAVSEGAQRVVQCVVIARLSGTAATVVAAFEVPD, encoded by the coding sequence GTGACAGATAACCGACTGCGGGAGAAGTACACCGTTGCGGCGCTGTTCCACACCATCGCCGAGGGCGTCGAATTCGACCGCGGTCATTGGCCCGCGCACGTGACGCTCGTGTCGAACTTCGTCACCGATGCGGACCTCGCCGATCTCGTTGCCGCCGTGCGCGGCGCGGATGCTCTGACCGGGCCTCTGGCCGTCGAGTTCGCCGGCTCGGCGCTGTTCGGACCGGATCGTGATGTGCCCGTTCAGCTGGTGCGGCCCACACGGCTCGCACTCACCCACGAGCGCCTGGCCGATCGGATCGAATCGCTCTCGGGGTTCGCGGCCGATGTCCCGGCCTACTGGCGGAATGGCTACCGACCGCATGTCACGCTCTTTCCGGGGCTCGCGGTCAGCGAGGGAGCGCAGCGCGTCGTACAGTGCGTCGTCATCGCGCGGCTCAGCGGAACTGCGGCGACGGTCGTTGCCGCGTTCGAAGTCCCGGACTGA
- a CDS encoding HNH endonuclease signature motif containing protein, with the protein MAIFSEILEHLEVLRDALGADTASGVLPSQVAALDDDAVVVVITAASGIIRAAEKVRITASGIAAVRSTRESGHGGLAQTRGHHSPVALIQELTGATRADAIKHVRLGESLLTGAGIAGRGDVEVRLDHETHSDTDPIREAWHGALGRALLDGTISSAQHEAILRGLGEPPDTDEHSAYFAEAWSLAAEQLGREAADRTVEELARAARTVRDQLDPEGAQRRYDERSERRSFRLWTDADGVRRASLTFDDLGGAWVQTIVASALRPRRGGPRFVDPTEKAQAEKLVEDARTNEQLAYDLILDVLRAGALADATAVFGTRQAGVRVLVTAQDLQAGLEESPATSLTEDDQLALPAWLIAQRVCDTGTVRCTVDREGNPLDLGREERLFSSKQRIALAVRDGGCRWRGCDRPASYCEAHHIDHYAEGGSTDIDRGILLCRYHHMQLHHGGWRITRDGHADFVLHPPPGRGDPIVLGARLALRYAWRDVDPPPKRLRPAA; encoded by the coding sequence ATGGCAATCTTCTCCGAGATTCTCGAGCACCTCGAAGTGCTGCGCGATGCTCTCGGAGCTGACACTGCATCAGGTGTCTTGCCGAGCCAGGTCGCCGCGCTCGACGACGATGCCGTCGTCGTCGTGATCACCGCCGCGTCGGGCATCATCCGCGCAGCGGAGAAGGTGCGGATCACGGCGTCCGGAATCGCCGCTGTCCGCAGCACTCGCGAGAGCGGTCATGGCGGGCTGGCCCAGACGCGTGGGCATCACTCCCCCGTCGCGCTCATCCAAGAGCTGACGGGCGCCACACGCGCCGACGCGATCAAGCACGTACGACTCGGCGAGTCGTTGCTGACGGGGGCTGGGATCGCCGGACGAGGCGATGTCGAGGTTCGGCTCGACCACGAGACGCACAGCGACACTGACCCCATCCGCGAGGCCTGGCACGGTGCGCTCGGGCGCGCGCTGCTCGACGGCACCATCAGCTCGGCGCAGCACGAGGCGATCCTTCGCGGGCTCGGTGAGCCGCCCGACACCGATGAACACTCGGCCTACTTCGCGGAGGCATGGTCGCTCGCCGCGGAACAGCTCGGCCGTGAAGCTGCGGACCGCACCGTGGAAGAGCTGGCACGCGCGGCGCGAACAGTGCGAGACCAACTCGATCCAGAGGGTGCTCAGCGCCGATACGACGAACGTTCCGAACGTCGGTCGTTCCGCCTGTGGACGGACGCCGACGGGGTGCGACGCGCGTCCCTCACCTTCGACGACCTCGGCGGAGCGTGGGTTCAGACGATCGTCGCGAGCGCGCTGCGGCCACGGCGTGGAGGGCCGCGCTTCGTCGATCCGACGGAAAAGGCGCAGGCCGAGAAACTCGTCGAGGATGCACGCACCAATGAGCAGCTCGCGTATGACCTAATCCTCGATGTGCTCCGCGCCGGCGCGCTGGCCGACGCCACGGCTGTGTTCGGCACGCGTCAGGCCGGCGTGCGTGTTCTCGTGACGGCACAAGATTTGCAGGCCGGTCTCGAGGAATCCCCGGCGACAAGCCTCACCGAGGATGATCAGCTCGCGCTTCCGGCATGGCTGATCGCCCAGCGGGTCTGCGACACCGGAACCGTCCGGTGCACGGTCGATCGCGAAGGAAATCCCCTCGATCTCGGGCGCGAAGAGCGACTTTTCTCCTCGAAACAGCGCATCGCTCTCGCAGTGCGCGACGGCGGATGCCGGTGGCGAGGCTGCGACCGCCCCGCCTCGTATTGCGAAGCCCATCACATCGACCATTACGCCGAGGGCGGCTCCACGGACATCGATCGCGGGATACTCCTATGTCGCTATCACCACATGCAGCTGCATCACGGTGGGTGGAGAATCACCCGCGACGGTCATGCCGACTTCGTCTTGCACCCGCCGCCCGGGCGAGGAGATCCGATCGTCCTGGGAGCGCGGCTCGCTCTGCGATACGCGTGGCGCGACGTCGATCCACCACCGAAACGGCTTCGGCCGGCGGCGTGA
- a CDS encoding GNAT family N-acetyltransferase: MLDDLHLRPWRATDADALRAAVLSTPGLDTQLGGADLRTVAQAASFIDTQLSARANARNWAVVHDGTAVGNVGVSAIEHRHGTAWISYWLTSAARGRGLMTRALASVADLAFSEDIFRLELGHRVNNPASCRVATRAGFIPEGIERQKLRYGTERFDVELHARLATDPAHGVDGLPIIDR; this comes from the coding sequence ATGCTCGACGACCTCCACCTCCGTCCTTGGCGCGCGACGGATGCCGACGCCCTGCGCGCCGCGGTGTTGTCGACTCCTGGTCTGGACACCCAGCTGGGCGGAGCGGACCTCCGCACCGTCGCGCAAGCCGCATCCTTCATCGATACGCAGCTGAGCGCGCGCGCGAATGCGCGAAATTGGGCTGTCGTACACGACGGGACTGCGGTGGGAAACGTGGGCGTCTCGGCCATCGAGCATCGTCACGGCACCGCATGGATCTCCTACTGGCTCACCTCCGCCGCACGCGGCCGGGGCCTCATGACCCGCGCCCTAGCCTCCGTCGCCGATCTGGCGTTCAGCGAAGACATCTTCCGGCTCGAACTCGGCCATCGCGTGAACAACCCCGCATCGTGCCGGGTCGCGACCCGCGCCGGATTCATCCCCGAAGGGATCGAACGACAGAAGCTCCGGTACGGCACCGAGCGCTTTGATGTCGAGCTCCACGCGCGTCTCGCGACCGATCCTGCGCACGGTGTCGATGGTCTGCCGATCATCGACCGCTGA
- a CDS encoding NUDIX hydrolase → MDGELWDVTDAAGRPVGRTHRRGDPGFPAGLFHVVSATCVVRDDGQVLLTQRAAIKDWPLAWEFPAGSALAGETSAEAASRELFEEAGLRAEPEALIFVGRFTEVNALLDLYVAHGVDVGTLELDPTEVRDSEWVSLAEVRDRYRAGGMAGPWVDRLEALWERLVAAVRGADAAD, encoded by the coding sequence ATGGACGGCGAACTCTGGGATGTGACGGATGCCGCCGGCCGGCCTGTCGGCAGGACCCATCGCCGCGGTGATCCAGGGTTTCCGGCCGGCTTGTTCCATGTCGTTTCGGCCACGTGCGTCGTGCGCGATGACGGGCAGGTGCTGCTGACGCAGCGCGCCGCGATCAAGGATTGGCCGTTGGCGTGGGAGTTCCCCGCGGGCAGCGCCTTGGCCGGTGAGACGAGCGCGGAGGCGGCGTCGCGCGAACTGTTCGAGGAGGCGGGGCTGCGGGCTGAACCGGAAGCGCTTATCTTCGTCGGACGCTTCACGGAGGTGAACGCGCTGCTCGATCTGTACGTCGCGCATGGTGTGGATGTCGGCACGCTCGAGCTCGATCCCACCGAAGTGCGCGACAGCGAGTGGGTGTCGCTTGCGGAGGTGCGCGATCGGTACCGTGCGGGTGGAATGGCAGGGCCATGGGTCGATCGCCTCGAAGCGCTGTGGGAGCGGTTGGTTGCTGCCGTGCGCGGAGCGGATGCGGCGGATTAG
- a CDS encoding TatD family hydrolase, with protein sequence MTDPSNYVRERYNDGSRDVRWPAAPEPLAVPVYDNHAHLEIADGDELLTVADQLDRAAAVGVIGVVQAGGDIESSVWSAEAAASHPRVLAAVAIHPNEAPAYAEAGRLDEAIAVIDELAAQPRVRAIGETGLDFFRTEADGIPAQYVSFEAHIALAKKHGIAMQIHDRDAHDAVLETLARVGAPERTVFHCFSGDADMARIAADAGYYLSFAGNVTFKNAQNLRDALAVTPLDHILVETDAPFLTPTPHRGRPNAPYLIPVTLRFMAAELGLDVDELSAQVAANTLAVYGAFED encoded by the coding sequence ATGACCGACCCCAGCAACTACGTGCGGGAGCGGTACAACGACGGCTCGCGCGATGTGCGATGGCCGGCGGCGCCCGAACCGCTCGCGGTGCCGGTGTACGACAACCACGCTCACCTGGAGATCGCCGACGGTGACGAGCTGCTGACGGTCGCCGATCAGCTCGATCGCGCCGCGGCGGTGGGCGTGATCGGCGTCGTGCAGGCGGGCGGCGACATCGAGTCGAGCGTGTGGTCGGCGGAGGCCGCGGCATCCCATCCCCGTGTGCTCGCTGCCGTCGCGATCCACCCGAACGAGGCTCCGGCGTATGCCGAAGCCGGCCGTCTCGACGAGGCGATCGCGGTCATCGACGAGCTCGCCGCGCAGCCGCGCGTGCGGGCCATCGGCGAGACGGGTCTGGACTTCTTCCGCACCGAGGCCGACGGCATCCCTGCGCAGTACGTGTCTTTCGAGGCGCACATCGCGCTGGCCAAGAAGCACGGGATCGCGATGCAGATCCACGACCGCGATGCGCATGACGCCGTCCTGGAGACGCTGGCGCGTGTCGGCGCCCCGGAGCGCACGGTGTTCCACTGCTTCTCGGGCGATGCCGACATGGCGCGTATCGCCGCCGATGCGGGGTACTACCTGTCGTTCGCGGGCAACGTGACGTTCAAGAACGCGCAGAACCTCCGCGATGCTCTCGCGGTCACGCCGCTGGATCACATCCTGGTGGAGACGGATGCTCCGTTCCTCACGCCGACGCCGCATCGGGGTCGCCCGAATGCGCCGTACCTGATCCCGGTCACGCTGCGCTTCATGGCGGCCGAGCTCGGTCTGGACGTCGACGAGCTGAGCGCTCAGGTCGCCGCCAACACCCTCGCTGTCTACGGGGCTTTCGAGGACTGA
- the metG gene encoding methionine--tRNA ligase has product MSNGSSFYITTPIYYPSDVPHIGHGYTTVAVDTLARWHRQAGDDTWMLTGTDEHGQKMLRAAVANGVTPQQWVDRLVGESWFPLLTTLDVANDDFIRTTQERHEHNVQTFFQTLYDRGYIYAGEYEALYCVGCEEFKPESEIVDGTGAFEGLKVCAIHSKPLELLQEKNYFFKLSEFQDKLIELYTSVPDFIRPESARNEVISFVKQGLKDLSISRSTFDWGIKVPWDEAHVIYVWVDALLNYATAVGYGSDPEQFARRWPAFHVVGKDILRFHAVIWPAMLMAAGLEVPRGVFAHGWLLVGGEKMSKSKLTGIAPTEITDVFGSDAYRYYFLSAIAFGQDGSFSWEDLSARYQAELANGFGNLASRTVAMIERYYEGIVPPPGEYTDADLAIQQVVADAAATADAAIERFRIDEAIAAIWKIVDALNLYITENEPWALAKDDAQRGRLGTVLYTAAEGLRALATLLSPVTPVATEKLWIALGAAETLGRLQDQPIRAAGKWGALKPGSSVNGLAPLFPRVEQTV; this is encoded by the coding sequence GTGAGTAACGGGAGTTCTTTCTACATCACGACGCCGATCTACTATCCGAGCGACGTGCCCCACATCGGCCATGGCTATACGACCGTGGCGGTGGACACGCTCGCGCGCTGGCACCGCCAGGCGGGCGATGACACCTGGATGCTGACCGGCACCGACGAGCACGGCCAGAAGATGCTCCGTGCGGCCGTCGCCAACGGCGTCACACCGCAGCAGTGGGTGGATCGCCTGGTCGGCGAGTCATGGTTCCCGCTGCTGACGACGCTGGACGTCGCCAACGACGACTTCATCCGCACGACGCAGGAGCGCCACGAGCACAACGTGCAGACGTTCTTCCAGACCCTGTACGACCGCGGCTACATCTACGCGGGCGAGTACGAGGCGCTGTACTGCGTCGGCTGCGAGGAGTTCAAGCCCGAGTCGGAGATCGTCGACGGCACGGGTGCCTTCGAGGGCCTCAAGGTCTGCGCCATCCACTCCAAGCCGCTGGAACTGCTGCAGGAGAAGAACTACTTCTTCAAGCTCAGCGAGTTCCAGGACAAGCTCATCGAGCTCTACACCTCGGTGCCCGACTTCATCCGCCCCGAGTCTGCGCGCAACGAGGTCATCTCGTTCGTCAAGCAGGGCCTCAAGGACCTCTCGATCTCGCGCTCCACGTTCGATTGGGGCATCAAGGTCCCGTGGGACGAGGCGCACGTCATCTACGTGTGGGTCGACGCGCTCCTGAACTACGCCACCGCGGTGGGCTACGGCTCCGACCCGGAGCAGTTCGCGCGCCGCTGGCCGGCATTCCACGTCGTGGGCAAGGACATCCTGCGCTTCCACGCCGTCATCTGGCCCGCGATGCTGATGGCTGCAGGGCTCGAGGTGCCGCGCGGCGTGTTCGCGCACGGCTGGCTGCTGGTCGGCGGCGAGAAGATGTCCAAGTCCAAGCTCACCGGCATCGCGCCGACCGAGATCACGGACGTCTTCGGCTCCGACGCGTACCGGTACTACTTCCTGTCCGCGATCGCGTTCGGCCAGGACGGCTCGTTCTCGTGGGAGGACCTGTCCGCCCGCTACCAGGCCGAGCTCGCCAACGGCTTCGGCAACCTCGCCTCGCGCACCGTCGCGATGATCGAGCGGTACTACGAGGGCATCGTCCCGCCACCGGGGGAGTACACCGACGCAGATCTCGCGATCCAGCAGGTCGTGGCCGATGCCGCGGCCACCGCCGACGCCGCGATCGAGCGTTTCCGGATCGACGAGGCGATCGCCGCGATCTGGAAGATCGTGGACGCGCTGAACCTCTACATCACCGAGAACGAGCCGTGGGCTCTGGCCAAGGACGACGCCCAGCGCGGCCGCCTGGGCACGGTGCTGTACACGGCTGCCGAGGGACTTCGCGCCCTCGCGACCCTGCTGTCGCCGGTCACGCCGGTCGCGACGGAGAAGCTGTGGATCGCGCTCGGTGCCGCCGAGACCCTCGGACGCCTGCAGGACCAGCCCATCCGCGCCGCAGGGAAGTGGGGTGCGCTCAAGCCCGGATCCTCGGTCAACGGCCTGGCGCCGCTGTTCCCGCGCGTCGAGCAGACGGTGTGA
- the rsmI gene encoding 16S rRNA (cytidine(1402)-2'-O)-methyltransferase, whose protein sequence is MLILAATPIGNLKDASPRLVEALETVRVVASEDTRTTQRLLAALGVTNRPRLIAFHDHNEKEKAAELAALAAQEDLLVVSEAGMPTVSDPGYGLVAAAAALGVTVTAIPGPSAVVTALAVSGLPTDRFTFEGFVARKPGERAASLRALAAEPRTMVFFEAPSRVATTLADMGKAFGDDRRAAVCRELTKMFEETKRGTLAELTAWAADGVRGEVVLVVEGAAPRNVAFPDAVTQVLELVRAGTRLKDAASEVSAHTGHSSRELYQAALAVKG, encoded by the coding sequence ATGCTGATCCTCGCCGCCACCCCGATCGGCAACCTCAAGGATGCCTCGCCCCGCCTCGTCGAAGCGCTCGAGACCGTGCGCGTCGTCGCCTCCGAAGACACCCGGACGACACAACGCCTGCTCGCCGCGCTCGGCGTGACCAATCGCCCGCGCCTGATCGCCTTCCACGACCACAACGAGAAGGAGAAGGCCGCCGAGCTGGCCGCCCTCGCTGCGCAGGAGGATCTCCTCGTCGTCAGCGAAGCGGGGATGCCGACGGTCAGTGATCCCGGATACGGACTGGTCGCCGCGGCCGCCGCCCTCGGCGTCACGGTCACCGCGATCCCCGGACCGAGCGCTGTCGTCACCGCGCTCGCCGTCTCCGGGCTGCCGACCGATCGCTTCACGTTCGAAGGATTCGTGGCGCGCAAGCCGGGGGAGCGGGCCGCTTCCCTGCGCGCCCTCGCGGCCGAACCCCGCACGATGGTGTTCTTCGAAGCGCCGTCGCGGGTGGCGACCACGCTCGCCGACATGGGGAAGGCGTTCGGCGACGATCGTCGCGCGGCCGTCTGCCGTGAGCTGACCAAGATGTTCGAGGAGACCAAGCGCGGCACCCTCGCCGAGCTGACCGCCTGGGCCGCCGACGGCGTTCGCGGCGAGGTGGTGCTCGTCGTCGAGGGAGCCGCCCCGCGCAACGTCGCATTCCCCGATGCCGTGACGCAGGTGCTCGAGCTCGTGCGCGCCGGCACGCGACTGAAGGATGCCGCATCCGAGGTCTCCGCCCACACCGGGCACTCCTCGCGCGAGCTCTACCAGGCCGCGTTGGCCGTCAAGGGCTGA